Below is a window of Chaetodon trifascialis isolate fChaTrf1 chromosome 17, fChaTrf1.hap1, whole genome shotgun sequence DNA.
gagaaaggtgGGAACAGATGTAAATACTGCTTTGTTGTGTCATCCCGAACAGACTTGTCAAGTGTGTCGTGCTGTGTCCTAGTACCATTGTAGCAGGCCCAGTGCAGCGGGGTGTAGCCCTGGTTGTCAGTGaggtgtgcgtgagtgtgtgaggtggtggtggtggtgctggccTGCAGCAGGGCACCCAGGGCACCCACACGGCCACAAGCGGATGCCAGGTGGAGTGGGGAGCGGCCCCGGatgtctctgacacacacactagcCCCCCGCTGGAGGAGGGCCTCCACACACTCCTCCTGGCCTGTCACCGCCTGTTAAAAACAGTAGAAAGGATAAAAAAATCGAATAAAATATTCTAAATCAAGTTGGAATGttagtgggtgtgtgtgaatgtctcaCCCCTCGGTGTAGTGCCGTCCTCCCCCAACGGTCCTGAATCTCTACACTGGCTCCTTGACTGAGAAGAGagtacacacactctgtgtgtcCATTCAGCACTGCCAACATCAGAGGGGTCCTGTAAACAGTGTGGAAACATGCTATAAAATGTGTATTTAgtttacattttcagtgaaaCTAGTTCAAGTCATCTCCTCAAACACATGGAAGCATAATCATCTCAGTGAAAGCCTCCAGTCTAAGCCATTTTgtctatgcacacacacacacacacacacactcactgtccGTTGATGTCTTGTGCGTCCACATTAATGTGTTGGTCGTTGTTGCTCATGAGCAGGCGCAGGCACTCTGGGTGGCCATTCATAGctacagcagacagaaacacacacatgcaagggCATGACTTCTTTTTCtaaagcaacaataaacaaacCTCATTCATGTGATGTGTTACATCCAAACACACGTCTGTggttttatgtgtctgtgtgtacaacTGCCTGCATGTATACCTGCAGCATGTATggctgtctttttgtgtgtgtagtcaCAGGTCATGGGTGAGGAGCcatggtgcagcagcagagagacacactcCTGATGACCCCTGGAGCAGGCCAGACTGAGGGGGGTCCGGCCCTCTGGGCTGCAAACGTCAACTTCCAGCAGGGACGACAAGAGAACCTCTAAAGCTCCACAGTGTCCGTGGTAAGCCTACATCATTGGAAGACACACATCAACTGATGCACCTCTTCCATGTCACGTAGTAGAGACAGTCAAATCCTAGGTGTGAgataaaaacatacacatacacacacaagcacgcacaagTCTTTGAACTCACCGCCAGGTGGAGTGGACTGACGGGTGCCCGGCTCTCTGAGTCACTCAGGATGTCTGTTGCAGATGTTTCCATTAACTGAAATAGATGGTTCATATGTATCTCAGATTTGAACGGCATTAAAGTGGAACAGACGTTAAGCCACAGTCACACTTTCTTGTGCTCCAGTAACACAATGAGAAGCATGCTTTCTCTTCTTAACTGAGATTAAGAGTGCATTGCAAAGGTATGTGCCACAAGGAGTTGACAATTGATATCCAACCAATAACAAGACCGAAGGGGTTTCAAGGTATCTTCATCTGCCCACCAGGTGATCTAACCTCCATGTTCCTCATTTGCCCAACAGAGGGAGCTACGCACAAAGAATCAATGTACAGTAAAGGCTCACTGTGTTTCAGACCAGGAAAAATCCTTCTTACCACATCAAGAGGTGTCTCACTCGCCATCTGAAAGGAgcacagacaaagacattttATCAAACCGTGTGCGTACTTGTGTGCTGtagtttttctattttctcttgGTGCGGCAGCAGTACACACCAGTTCCAGGCAGAGTGTGCGCCCGTAGGCCGAGGCATAGTGCACTGCACTGTAACCCTGCTTGTCTCTCACTCCTGGATCAGCATCGTTCCTCAACAGGTATTCCACACatctgacaaagacaaaagagaggagattataaaaaagccaaaaaagctGTTAACTGACTCTGAGGATTCTTTGATACACTCTGAacaacacacagagcaaaactTACTTTCCATCagtgtcagctgcagcagagtaGTGCAGGGGGCTGCAGCCCCGCTGGTCCAGCTCATTGATGCTTGCCCCAGAGCCCAccaaggcaaacacacactggtaGTTACAGTTGGCTGATGCATAGTGTAGTGGAGTCCTGGGAAGGCCAGAGAGTTTACACAAGCTATTATTTATGGCAGTGAGGACTTCatactcctcctcttccccaaAATATAGTAAAAAGTTGAGCTCTGTCTTCAGACTGTATTTCATTAATTCCTAGAATTAAATGAGATACATTGCTCACCTTCCAAAGTTGTCTTTGCTGTTAAAGTCCACTCCAATGTTTAACAGCAGGTTCAGACACTCCAGGTTCCTGGTTGGAGACAGTTTTAACAGAGATGTTTTGTTGACTGCGTGGATAACACTTCAAAGCATACATGCTTTCTGTACAAAGGTGTACTTAATAGATGGATACTATAAAACAAATATGGtgttaaataacaaacaaaaaggcataaaaagaggctcagagacaaaacaataataagTCTGTAAGCAGGAATAATGAATCaccctccagctgcagcagcatgtagACAGGTCCTTCCAAAGTCATCAGGGGTGTTGATGTCAAACCCTACGCGAATATGGAATCAGCATCAGTTAGGATGTCAACTGGATGTTTCCAGCAGCAAGAATGGAGTCAGCATGAATGTACCTGAGgacagcagcttcctgcagcAATCTGAGAAGCCGCTGAGAGCTGCCAGGTGTAGAGGGAACATCCCGTGAATGCCTCTCCTGCAAAGATTGAAGGCAGAGAAGGCAAGTCATCACAGGACATGGAGGACAAGGTGTGAAAGCATGGGTGCATGTTCgatgacaggaaagaaaaagaggccGAAAGAATGTTTCTTCCTGAGACTAACCATCTCCAGTCATCAGATTATCTGTGCTTCTTCTTACGAGAGCACAGATGACATTTGGTGGGAAGATAAGACAGGTGGTTAAATGTCAATTGTTACTAACTTGGCGATGTTGGCTCCATGTTTGATGAGTGCTGTGATGATGAGCTCATGGCCACAACGGGCAGCAATGTGAAGGGCAGTGTTTCTGCTCTTGTCCTCACAGTCAATCTCAgctcctacacacacataattagAGAGTATAAGTATGCACTGAAgttaaaacaattgaaataaacacacacacacacacacacacacacacactacatttaCTATCACTACCAGGAAATGCAAACGAATTTGAATTCAGGCGTGAAGCAGAGAGCATGCTGCATGGCCTCTCACCATTTTGAATGAGGGCCTGTGAGCAGGAGAACCTTCCATGAGTAGCTGCCATGTGGAGGGGAGTCTTCCGATCCTTACTctggacagatggagggagagacgAGAGGCAAATGATTATGACTGAGTAGACTGTGTCTGTATATCGGTGTTGGAGTGCATGCAGAGGCACATTAAAGTGCTGATGTGGGAATCTGACTCAACTGTGAGTGCAATACTGTAGTGTTAGAAAGCTTAGAATGAACAGAAGCTATCTTAAACCCCCTTGTGGAccacacgcacacccacacacatattCCCTGAGCAGCTTGCAGCCTCAGGGATCCATCCCCTCCCGCTTCATCTTCCATATGGCCTTGCATCTTGAGGCTGTGGGGACCTAATATCAGTTTCCATCACTGCTACCAAAGTGTTAACAACACTGTCATTTCAGCTTTTTACTTGATACTGGtctgcatacacacagctgaagctgtgtgtttcagtgtttgtatgaTAATATATCTGCATATGGACACACCCGCATATTGATGTGAGCTCCGTGGgccaacagcagctcctggcaCAGCGCCCCCTGGCGTGAGGAGGAGGCAAAGTGGAGAGCGGAAAAACCCCTCTCGTTCACCTGAAACAAGGAACCAATTAGCACACATTTAAATGCAAGTAGACACGCACATGCTGTCTCTCACAGAGAGGTGCACACACCTGATTGACGTTGGCCCCTGCCTCGATGAGCTCACTGACCACCACATCCTGTCCGTTGTAGCATGCCAAATGGAGTGGAGTGTTGCCATAGGCGTTCACCTCATTGACCTatggatggagagaagaaatgtttgtttatgtacAGTTTTTCAGGAACACTGTATAAGTTGTAGggcttttttgcattttattgacttTGGAATATTTAAACACAATTTTTAGATTAGGCTATGTCAAAGAGTCATGGCACATTCTATACACCTTAAGGACATTGCTAGCGCATGCATATATTTGTGTCTGTACTGACATGGACCCCCAGGCTCAGCAGGTAGTGCACTGTGCTGCTCATCCCACTGGAGGCGGCTGCGTGGAGTGGGGTGTAGGCTTTCTTGTCCTTGCAGTCGACTTCTGCTCCACTGGCCACCAATAATTTCACTACCTCCAGGTGTcctgaaacagaggagagagaggaggaaatgagtcACGATCTGCACACAAGGGGATTTATCCATTGCAGAAAGCAGTGTGTATGACTAGGGAGATACAGCGGCTTCGTCTAGTGTGATCAAAATGTGTATCTGTATTAGTAGCGCACCCATGTAGGCTCCCCAGTGGATGGCTCTCCTGTCCTTCTTGTCAAATGCATTAATGTTGGCTCCTCTGGACAGCAGCAACTTCACCATCTGTCACACAAAAGCAAATTAACTGGATGTTGACGCGTGCGTGAGCGTCTATCTGAAAGAGACAAACCTCTACATGTCCACTGAAGGCAGCGTGGTGCAGGGCGGTGCGTCCCGCCCGGTCAGACACATTGACATTGCTTAGCAGCGGGACCAAAGCTTCGGCGCAGCGTACCGCCTTGTTGCTAGCTGCAACATGGAGCGGCGTCTGCCAGTTCTTGTCCCGGGCGTTAACATCTGCGCTGTGCTTCAGCAGCACTGCCACTGCATCCTGGATGGAGAGTGAGAATGGGTCAGCCTGTGCAGACAGAGGGTCTATTTTCTAATATGCCTCTAACAAAGTGTGTGCAGGGGGCTGTGTGTGGGCGGTTATAAAAATCTTTGCTATTCATAGGGGGGTTCCATGCCGACAATAGCACAGAGAACAAGAGACATGATGGGCTGTTTCAGTGCAGGCACGCTGCCCTGGTCCAAGCAAAATAGGGAAGGGGATTTTGAAGGTTTATCAAACATCAGCACACTGCATGGTGGTTATGTCATTTTACCCCTTTAAGGCCAGATTGTTCAAGTCTTATCCTGGCAGCAATACTTTTCTCCATCTCAGGCCAGTAAGGTAGCCAGTCTGgctcactgaaatgaaagaaaggctGCATTTTTGCTGTAGAGCTACTGCCAGCTGGAAAGGCCCCTTAGTGGGGTTGAATGTGTCTTATCAATCAGGGGTATGAAAAGCTGTCGTAATCTAACTGTTATCTAAGAGCATTTTATTGCTGGTGACAGAAGAACATAATCACTTAATTACAGTGGAGTCGCTGAAGCAAACATTAGCtgtagtgtgtttgtgtaatgtgttACCTCACTACAAGAGGCAACAGCTCGGTGAAGAGGAGTCAACCACTTGTTGTCTTTGGCATTAACTCTGGCTCCTGGgatgagagaagcagagagtgagagggagagtgagagatgtCAGAGATGTGTCCACAATGGAAACCTGTAAAAAATGTCTCACTGAAAGATACATTAAAGGCtcaagagaagagagaagactGAAGAGAAAGAGTGTGAAGAGTAAACAAAAAGCCAAGCCGGTAGTTTAAAAGGCTTTTTACGTGACCTATGGGGAGGGGGAAGCCAACAGTGCTTGGAAGATACAAAACTCCCATGATCCTTTCTGGCACAGCTTGGGCGTTAAAATAGCTCTGCAGTTGCACCTGTTACTTGCTCTTCACATTATTGAGAAACAGTgatcacactctcacacacacacacacacacatacacacacacacacacacacacacacacacacacacacacacacacacacacacacacacacacacacacacacacacacacacacacacacacacacacacacacacagcgcttGTGTTACAACAGGGTTGGCCCCACCTCCTGATATGCTCAGCTGACATTACGGTAAGTCAAGCCGACACAGACCCTATCAGATGATTGATAAATCATCAGTCGTGAAGAGAGGGTGACAGTCACAGAGCAGGGGGCAGACGCACTGCAGGAACAGGGAGCAACATGCGACGATGAGAGCGATGAGGAACAGGCAATGGTTTTGAAGACTTTAGGAAGGCATGGCGAGATGGAAAGATGGGGTaaactgacaggaaacaaagaagTGTGAAGGCCAACACTGGAAAAAATAACCTTTTTTTGGTGTTATAACTTACTTATGTTTCTgcaaacaagtaaaaaaaaaagcaaagttgtTTACAATTTCAATTTCACCTTGTGAACATCTTAAAATAAGACAAATCCACTATGCCAGTGTTCCTTGACACAGTTTACTGTGCaatgaaatgaagtgtgtgAATTAATAAACAGATACAAATTTAGGAGAGCCAATACAGACTCGTGAAAAACAGGACCAGATGGACACATACAGGGATGGCTGCACAGACAGAGTGGATGCATGAGTAAGCTTTCAGGTAGAATTGATACTAGAGGTGGATGTGCATTAGGTGGAAATGAAGTCGAATGAATGGCTGAACAGATCGATAGATTGAAGGCTGGGCTGCTGTGTTTACCTGAGAGGATAAGCAGTTCAATGATCTCAGCGTCTCCCAGGTAGGCTGCAGCGTGCAGAGGCGTTCGCTTCTCATTGTCCTGAGAGGGGATCGCAAAACACAGAAGAACACAAATTTAAGCATGTGCATTATTCCTGTTTTTTATACAAATGTATGCCTTgagacacatgctcacacacaccaacacacatcaTGATGGAGTGACAATCTATAAACCTCACACCGCTTCAGACCACAAGAAACATGAGATGAGAGTCACAAGGAGAATAATGTCTATGGTGTGTTCACTTGTATTCTTCACTTTGCTCCATCATTTCAACACATTCTGCTACTGTATCCccaactctctctctttcagtgcAGGAGAGAGCAATCAACAGAGTGGGGCTATAAACAAATGTCATGTGACTGTAATAGGCCTGGACCAGTGTTGCTGACTCCATGAAGATTCAGTGTGATGACCCCAGCACTATAGCCTGACATAAAGCCgaagcacaaagagaaaaacaaagacagtgaaCACAGAATGTGGTGTAAACAGGAATTAGAGTGAAAGCGatgggagaaaaaaagcagGGATATCAGGTGAAGGTTATGTCCTCAAACCATAGGAGAGGATAGTGTTATGAACAGTCTGTGTGGCTGACAGCTATGTAAGATGGAGAAGCTGCCAGAAGGCACTCTCAGTCGGTCAAGCAATCGATGGGAACCCAAATCAATTGtagctggctggctggctggctggctgactgctGCTCTCCTTGGTGTTTTTCATATGTCATGGTGTGTGCGAAGCTACAGTGGCAAAACACTAATACAAAGCATGATCAGAGCACAAACATATATACTGGGAGAAAATCGGGGGATATGGCAAGAAGAGTGTGACTTACCTGAATGTTCACATCCTCCTTCTTGAATATGAGGGAGCGAACTTCATCTGGGTCCACATTGAAGATGGCTCTTAACAGAGACggctacagagagagagaaaaaaaaataaataaaaaggagatGAGGAAAAGCTGATGTACACTTTTACATACTCGATTTGCAAGGCAGTAATTTTAGATGCTGACAAGTGTGTTATCAGTGAAAGTTATGAGAGTCACAGATGGGAGAGTCTCACACAGACACTATAATCCTGTGTTGGGAGAGAGCCATAGGTTGCAAATGCCTGTATATCACCAATTTGTTTATGACAGTAGCTGCTGCAGAATACAGCACATCACAGAAACGcaggcatgcatgcacacagcatTATGGAGTCTGTGAGGGGTTAAAGCTGTGCTCTCTTGCCACTTGGTGTCAAGCCAGCTAATAAGAATGTAAATGATGTGTAAAAGGCAAGTAGAAAGAGGGGATGAAAAGGAAACTATTAAACAAGTTATTCAAGGTACTTCTGTTCTTAAGAACATATGACAAATTTCCCAAAGAAGGGAGTTGCAAATGATTGAGAAACAACTACACACTGGGCACGCCTCAGTAATACTATCTGCCACTTTGGTTTCATTCACCATGCGTGTGAATGTGAACAGGCATGAGCACGAGGTGCCTGATACTGAGTGAGATTTGTACAAAGTCAGTCCATTCATATCAAAGGTTAAGGGAAGTAACACTATTTTAAGCTCACAATTCAATTCTGCACACTGGATTCAAAATACAGCAGCCGTGTGATATTTTTCAAATGTATGGTTACTAGTTTTTTGTATAGTTTATTGTCTTTGGGACTTGGAAATAAGTAATTAGTACAAGGATTTTATTGAggatataataatgataatacacAATTTATTGTAagctgtgcttttctttgtgctgcaacattaaaaaagaaaactaaggCTTTAAATGTCAAACCCCATCTAAATTACAGTATATTACCATTCCCACATTTTTAATCTATCGAGTACTTTAAGTCTATTAAAGTACTGTTGGTGTACTGATAACACGTTGTCACATGGGCACCTTCTTCCCCTGCGAGGGCTGCCAAGTTATACCATTCAGTGCTACATAAATACTATAATGTGGATAGTGCTCTCCGTTTTCCCCATCCCTCTCTCATTTCATTCGACTAAAAATAAGTGGGACATGTCAGGcatgtcagtgtctgtctcaTGCCTATTACACTGATGACCACTGCAACTATGTCGGAGATTGGATAAGGTAGACATGGACCGAAAGCACAAACCCTGTCATGAGAGCCGACTTTCCCCTTTCTCTGTGTGCACGTCAAAGAGCAGCTTTCATAAGATGAAACCTCACTGTCATGTTTCAATGGTGAGTTTGTCCTTTACACAGCCAACACTGGAGACTACAAAGGCCTAGGCTTTGGTGATTATCTATACAAACCAGCAGTCATCTCATATGGCAGGGCTATAATGGTGATTATATTGGTGCTATATTTAGCACTAGACTGTCAGTGTTGGAAAGTACATTGTATTGTCATGCAATGGACGTGTAACTACGCAGTTCAGCACAGGTTTAAAGCAGGCCAGGTGTGAGAAGTGCAGTGATCTGTTTAAAGCCCCGGTGAATGGTGTCATTCACACGAAAAaccaaaagtaacaaaatgaaaaaaagacacGGCAAAACCTCTGCTGATTCAGATTCAGCAAACTCTAATTCAGTCAACCAAGAACCAAACAGAAGGACCCTTCTCACCTTGTCCTCCTGAGCGGCAGCCCTTCGAGAGGCATGATGGGATCTGCGGTCTGGGGATGATTTGGGCCGAGGAGGTGGGGGCGAAGAGGAGggctcatcctcctccacctcctccagcaccacGATACACACACGGCTAGCCCGCTCTGACCGCATCAggaacaaacactcacacacacgccaacacaatcactcacacactctctcttgcTCACACAAgcatactgtaaatacacagtGTTCCCTCTTACATACGTGCGCAATTCAGGAGCACAAAGGTCAGCAATAAATCCCACAGAATGAGCGGTGTCCTCGTGAACAAACACGGCACATCTTCATGTAAAATCCAATGTGAAATCCAGCTCTGTCGTCTATCTGTCAGTGTTGCTTTGCAGcatgtctcctctcctctctctaaccCACACTTGCAATCTCTGTGAGCAGCAGTAGCGGAGACAGCAGGGAATTCCTCTGCGTAATGGTGGCGGTAAGTGGCATGCGGCAGAATGAGCTTGGGCTGCCTAGCAGCACACAGGAAGCTACATATCctcactgctgtgctgcagccaggCACACACgcatcagacacaaacacacacagacagagacccTGTGATTAGCGTGGACGGGGGCTGTAGCAGCCAATGTATGTGTGGGCATGCGTCGCTGGTTTCAGGCAGACTGCTGAAGCCAGCTCTTTcaaaagaagagacagagagagagagggagaggagggggaggggagaaagcgagggagagagagagagagggggagagagtgaAAAGAAAGGGGAGGAGAGTTGGGATGAAAggggagagagtgaaagagagaataaTTGTAGGCAGGTAGCGAGTGTGGAGCactacaaaacacaaagaatcCTGAAGATGAATAGAGCAGAGGACAAAGATGGGACTCGAGAGCCCAATGGGTGCAAAATGGTTACAGAAAGTTCACTGCGAAACAAAGTGACTCGAAATACAGAATATAAAGAACAAAAGATAGAGAGGGCGCAAAAAAGAGTAAGCAAGAGAAAGCAAGGCAAGAGAAGTGAGAAATACTGGCCTGGAGGACAGTCCGGGTCCTATTTTGATGCCCAGTTGTTATCACGTCACTTGCCAAATAGTGTCGATTCACGAGTCCCCCGTAAGTTCATTTAAGTGTAATAACAAAAGCATAAAAGGAGTGATGATGCTACAGTAGAGATGGTGCAGCACTATTGATTCTTTAGTGAAAGCCCTGCTATCTTCACCATCCAGTGCCATGTTGTTTGTTGAGAGCTTCAGTCTGGACGTCTGATCTGTATCGTGATTTTATGATCCTTGTTTTATGTATCCCGTGCTAATCCGCTCAACAAAGCTCTGATCTCTGGTATTGTACATCAAAGCAATGGTGTGAAGCACTGGAGGTATCCTCCATTAAATGGCCAAGCATGAGATAACAGAAAAAGCTGTAAACCACACAGCATGGTATAAACAAAACCATGTGCACTATAATGTGCTAATTAAGATTTTAGCGGTCTCCATCTTCATAAAGCTGGTGGTAAAATAGAAATGGCTTTTCCTTCTAAATGtaagagaataaaagaaaatggataGCAGATCggtgtgtatacgtgtgtgtgtttcagtatcCTCTTTGGTGTATTGGTGGCATAGCTTCAAAAGTCCCCGTCCCCTCATTATAAAACTGGAACAAACTGGCTTTGCCAGAGAATGTGAGGGTAGCTAACAAGACCAGTCTGtgcgtgcatgtctgtgtgtgtgtgtgtgtgtgtgtgtgtctcagtctaACTTCATATTCAACACAGATCCTAAAAAGAGCCATCTTGCCAAGCCACACAACCCCATTAActcagagggagggatggagtgaGGGAGGACGAATGAGAAGGGGAGATTCAGTTGGATGGAGCTTTTCTGCAGGCCTAAATTTTGAGTCTAATGGACTTACCATTTCTAAACTCAATATGAAACACAGCCTAACAATCTTTCTGCTCCTACAGTTGGCGTTACGGATTTGCTtctaaaacagaaataaagaatgATGTTTGGGAAGCAAAGCgtgcaaacaaacaaccaatGTGTTGTCTATCCCACTTGCTTGCAGTGGGGATACTCTCAGGAGCGTAGCCCAAAGATGTTTACAGAGCACATTTGTTGCCATTTCccaaacagaaataaatcttTCTGTGAACAGTGAggattcatgtgtgtttaaagaTGTCATCAGGATTCTGAAGCATAGTCAAATGTGCGCTAAGCAGGAAAACCCAAACCAAGCAAACTAAGACGGGCATTCCTCAACACGGGCAACAACATATTTTTTGATGTGTTGGACATGTGCTTTTATGAGGCAGGTGGAGCTCCAACACCTGCTGCATTTACGCTAAGCTGGTGTTGCCACAGCAATGGGACACATACAGAAGGTGAACCCGATCTCATCACAACAAGAGGACGCAGGCACAAATATCCACGAATAAAATGCCACTACAACCTACGAGCTTTACTTCATGTGAGACTCAATGTGATAGCGTGCATGTGTAGGTGAAAGCATGCGGCTTGCACTGACCTCTGCTCTGACCCTGCCACAGGCTACACTGTGTGTAATGTAATCCCTGTCCAGaaacatgtgtgtgcgtatgcatgTGATGGGACATAtactcacacagacagcagcagctattAAGAAGCTGACATTTAAAGATGCAAAGGTTTTAAAGATCAAGAGAGGATGATGTTATGAAGCTTTGCTGTCTGGACATGTGGAAGGTGAtacttttcatttgtctttagTCATATCCAAATAACATATACAGTGTGTATTAGAGTGTATATCCTAACACTGCCCTGGCACATTGACTCTGTCTACTAGCAGAGCCACAGACATGATGATTACTTTAATGGATAAGCCAGACAGTCAAAAATGGGGGCCGAAAGCAATTGTTCTGTATACTGTAGAACAATTGATTTATACTGGCCACATTTCACTTGTGCACAAAGATGTTGCATGGTGCTTTGAGGCTCTTTGTCTGATGTATGCAGTGTGGATacctctgaaaacaaacacaaacaaaacaaaactacaatATGCCCTTTTTTATGCTTGACCCTCTGTTTTCATTGAGTGTGTTATCTCTATGCCTCTACCATCTCGGCCCTCTGACAGGACCATAGCTGGGTTAGGACACTCTGCATGCTCCTAAGCTACAGGATGCCCTCTAGAGGATCAACAGGAGCCAAAACTGACACTCACAGCCTAGTCCTGTCCTCTGAGTGCAActatttttgtccatttgtccaGTTATCTGTCAGCCAGCACAACAGAGAACAATAGAGAATAGAGAGGGGGAcctaatcacacacacacacttccgtTCGTTGCATTCCTGCTGACTGCTCGGAAGACTAGTCAGACCAGGACAGGCCACGGAGCTGCTCAACCACTGACCCCCTTTGACTCAAGTTCAAATTTTTACTGAACTTGACACttacaaaattacattttactATGATCACTGAGAAGCCACCACAAAATCAAGCATAGACCAGCACTTGTCTGCCATAATTACCTCAATGGGTACAACAAAcaattcttttcatttaatcatTATTACTATTTATTATTATGGATATTACTGAGAAATAATTGAgcaaaacataataaataatgcCCAATGCCTTTCACAACTTTAAATTGCAATGAGGAGTACAGAAAGCAAAATATTGTATTTAAAAAGCTGTATGCAAGAaatttttgacagtttgactAAAGTGACacaaattattaataattacaataatgtGAGTTTTTCTGTTGATAACTGGCTGAATGAATTACTTTCTTAGGTAATTCTTATTATTCCCTCTATCtgtcaaacacatacatacacaaacaacaaaactatcTGGTGATTAGACTCAAATATTTTGcaatttttctttaaaaagtgaTGCAGCATATATACTCATGTCAATGTCACTGACTACACTTgacaaaatgtgtcaaaacaaaacaacttgtGTGACTAAAAGTGTTTAAATCCTCCAATTGTCATTGAAGTATTCACTACAATGTCCTATGCACCGCTGCCATTGGCTTGGAGCAGTGTTCATTGACAACTGCTTTAAGCTTGTGGAAAGTGTCTAATTCGTGGCCACAGCTGGGGACTTGAACCAACACCACCTGCTATTTAGTCTGACAGCTCTTTGTTATCTCCAGCAACAGGTGACCGGTCGCAGCTACCCCGCAGAAAAATGTGTAGGGAGCTAAACTAGACAGCTGACAAAACAAACTCCCCATGCACAATATCGG
It encodes the following:
- the LOC139346233 gene encoding serine/threonine-protein phosphatase 6 regulatory ankyrin repeat subunit A isoform X1, with translation MRSERASRVCIVVLEEVEEDEPSSSPPPPRPKSSPDRRSHHASRRAAAQEDKPSLLRAIFNVDPDEVRSLIFKKEDVNIQDNEKRTPLHAAAYLGDAEIIELLILSGARVNAKDNKWLTPLHRAVASCSEDAVAVLLKHSADVNARDKNWQTPLHVAASNKAVRCAEALVPLLSNVNVSDRAGRTALHHAAFSGHVEMVKLLLSRGANINAFDKKDRRAIHWGAYMGHLEVVKLLVASGAEVDCKDKKAYTPLHAAASSGMSSTVHYLLSLGVHVNEVNAYGNTPLHLACYNGQDVVVSELIEAGANVNQVNERGFSALHFASSSRQGALCQELLLAHGAHINMRSKDRKTPLHMAATHGRFSCSQALIQNGAEIDCEDKSRNTALHIAARCGHELIITALIKHGANIAKRGIHGMFPLHLAALSGFSDCCRKLLSSGFDINTPDDFGRTCLHAAAAGGNLECLNLLLNIGVDFNSKDNFGRTPLHYASANCNYQCVFALVGSGASINELDQRGCSPLHYSAAADTDGKCVEYLLRNDADPGVRDKQGYSAVHYASAYGRTLCLELMASETPLDVLMETSATDILSDSESRAPVSPLHLAAYHGHCGALEVLLSSLLEVDVCSPEGRTPLSLACSRGHQECVSLLLHHGSSPMTCDYTHKKTAIHAAAMNGHPECLRLLMSNNDQHINVDAQDINGQTPLMLAVLNGHTECVYSLLSQGASVEIQDRWGRTALHRGAVTGQEECVEALLQRGASVCVRDIRGRSPLHLASACGRVGALGALLQASTTTTTSHTHAHLTDNQGYTPLHWACYNGYDACVEVLLDQEVFKKIKGNSFSPLHCAVMNDNEGVAEMLIDSLGTTIVNTTDSKGRTPLHAAAFSDHVECVSLLLSHGAQANVVDTHLHRTPLMMAALNGQTNTVEVLVSSAKADLTLQDTHRNTALHLACSKGHETSALLILEKIGDRNLINCTNAALQTPLHVAARKGLTVVVQELLGKGASVLAVDENGYTPALSCAPNRDVADCLALILNSMMPTSPMVTIAALPALSLTQTVINHHPTNNHVSKGVAFDTPPPLRPDHASYCRPERPLSSADDEMNDSDSETY
- the LOC139346233 gene encoding serine/threonine-protein phosphatase 6 regulatory ankyrin repeat subunit A isoform X2, with protein sequence MAVLKIQDQPSLLRAIFNVDPDEVRSLIFKKEDVNIQDNEKRTPLHAAAYLGDAEIIELLILSGARVNAKDNKWLTPLHRAVASCSEDAVAVLLKHSADVNARDKNWQTPLHVAASNKAVRCAEALVPLLSNVNVSDRAGRTALHHAAFSGHVEMVKLLLSRGANINAFDKKDRRAIHWGAYMGHLEVVKLLVASGAEVDCKDKKAYTPLHAAASSGMSSTVHYLLSLGVHVNEVNAYGNTPLHLACYNGQDVVVSELIEAGANVNQVNERGFSALHFASSSRQGALCQELLLAHGAHINMRSKDRKTPLHMAATHGRFSCSQALIQNGAEIDCEDKSRNTALHIAARCGHELIITALIKHGANIAKRGIHGMFPLHLAALSGFSDCCRKLLSSGFDINTPDDFGRTCLHAAAAGGNLECLNLLLNIGVDFNSKDNFGRTPLHYASANCNYQCVFALVGSGASINELDQRGCSPLHYSAAADTDGKCVEYLLRNDADPGVRDKQGYSAVHYASAYGRTLCLELMASETPLDVLMETSATDILSDSESRAPVSPLHLAAYHGHCGALEVLLSSLLEVDVCSPEGRTPLSLACSRGHQECVSLLLHHGSSPMTCDYTHKKTAIHAAAMNGHPECLRLLMSNNDQHINVDAQDINGQTPLMLAVLNGHTECVYSLLSQGASVEIQDRWGRTALHRGAVTGQEECVEALLQRGASVCVRDIRGRSPLHLASACGRVGALGALLQASTTTTTSHTHAHLTDNQGYTPLHWACYNGYDACVEVLLDQEVFKKIKGNSFSPLHCAVMNDNEGVAEMLIDSLGTTIVNTTDSKGRTPLHAAAFSDHVECVSLLLSHGAQANVVDTHLHRTPLMMAALNGQTNTVEVLVSSAKADLTLQDTHRNTALHLACSKGHETSALLILEKIGDRNLINCTNAALQTPLHVAARKGLTVVVQELLGKGASVLAVDENGYTPALSCAPNRDVADCLALILNSMMPTSPMVTIAALPALSLTQTVINHHPTNNHVSKGVAFDTPPPLRPDHASYCRPERPLSSADDEMNDSDSETY